In Micromonospora sp. WMMA1363, a genomic segment contains:
- the fdh gene encoding formate dehydrogenase, giving the protein MGLRSFLAGWPVYRQLTGADRLGRGAAAQSARSAELAARTGTADRTARSVCPYCAVGCGQRVYVTDEQVVQIEGDPDSPISRGRLCPKGAASKSLVTSPLRETRVRYRRPYGTEWEDLDLDTALDMIVDRILDARAQTWEDVDSEGRPLNRTLGIAGLGGATLDNEENYLIKKLFTAMGALQIENQARIUHSATVPGLGASFGRGGASAFQQDIANADVVIIQGSNMAEAHPVGFQWVVEAKRRGARVFHVDPRFTRTSALADSYLPIRAGTDIALLGGVVNHILSNELDFREYVLAYTNAATIVSEDFVDAEDGDGIFSGFDPRTGTYVQDSWQYAGHEQDSGGGHTATERDVAAGMQHESHGPRVHGTAQRDETLRHPRCVYQILKRHFARYTPEMVQRVCGIPREGFLELARAWTENSGRERTGILIYSVGWTQHSVGVQYIRTGAIIQLLLGNMGRPGGGVLALRGHASIQGSTDIPTLFNLLPGYLPMPHHADHPTFDDWVNSVVHPNHKGFWGNARSYAASLLKAYWGDAATPDNDFCYGYLPRLTGDHGTYQQVLNMIDGKVKGYFLLGQNPAVGSAHGRAQRLGMANLDWLVVRDLFLIESATFWRNGPEVATGEIVPERCGTEVFFLPAAAHVEKEGSFTQTQRLLQWREKAVDPPGDARSELWFFYHLGRKLRERLAGSTTARDRPLLDLTWDYPTHGRHAEPSAEAVLREINGYDVGTGRPLSGFSEARDDGTTAVGCWIYAGVYADGVNQAARRRSRHEQDWVAAEWGWAWPANRRLLYNRASADPQGRPWSERKKYVWWDADAGEWTGWDVPDFERTKPPTYRPPARATGPAALAGDDPFVMQGDGKGWLYAPSGVLDGPLPTHYEPAESPVRNPLYQQQANPTRKVYPHPVNSVNPSPPQQHGDVFPYVFTVSRLTEHHTAGGMSRTVAPLTELQPEMFVEVSPAVAAECQLVHLGWAHLVSGRAVVEARVLVTDRLTPLRVDGRLIHQVWLPYHFGYEGLVTGDSANDLFGITVDPNVLIQESKVGTCDVRAGRRPTGRALRELVADYCRRAGIVAGHPPPTVTPGTLPTTGSGERSGPVTDTAAGDSDGGADVS; this is encoded by the coding sequence GTGGGTCTGCGCTCCTTCCTCGCGGGGTGGCCCGTTTACCGGCAGCTCACCGGCGCCGACCGGCTCGGCCGGGGCGCCGCGGCCCAGTCGGCGCGGTCGGCCGAGTTGGCCGCCCGGACCGGGACCGCCGACCGGACCGCCCGGTCGGTGTGCCCGTACTGCGCGGTGGGATGCGGTCAGCGGGTGTACGTCACCGACGAGCAGGTCGTCCAGATCGAGGGCGACCCGGACAGCCCGATCTCGCGGGGGCGGCTGTGCCCGAAGGGGGCGGCTAGCAAGAGCCTGGTGACCAGCCCGTTGCGGGAGACGCGGGTGCGCTACCGCCGGCCGTACGGCACCGAGTGGGAGGATCTGGACCTCGACACCGCGCTGGACATGATCGTCGACCGGATCCTCGACGCCCGCGCGCAGACCTGGGAGGACGTCGACAGCGAGGGCCGCCCGCTGAACCGGACGCTCGGCATCGCCGGCCTCGGCGGGGCGACGCTGGACAACGAGGAGAACTACCTCATCAAGAAGTTGTTCACCGCGATGGGGGCGCTCCAGATCGAGAACCAGGCCCGCATTTGACACTCCGCCACCGTCCCCGGTCTGGGGGCCAGTTTCGGTCGTGGTGGCGCGTCCGCCTTCCAGCAGGACATCGCCAACGCTGACGTCGTCATCATCCAGGGCTCCAACATGGCGGAAGCCCACCCGGTGGGTTTCCAGTGGGTGGTGGAGGCCAAGCGGCGTGGGGCCAGGGTGTTCCACGTCGACCCGCGGTTCACCCGCACCAGCGCCCTGGCCGACAGTTACCTGCCGATCCGGGCGGGCACCGACATAGCGCTGCTCGGCGGCGTGGTCAACCACATTCTGAGCAACGAGCTGGACTTCCGGGAGTACGTACTCGCGTACACCAACGCGGCCACCATCGTCAGCGAGGATTTCGTCGACGCCGAAGACGGCGACGGCATCTTCTCCGGCTTCGACCCGCGGACCGGCACGTACGTACAGGACAGCTGGCAGTACGCGGGCCATGAGCAGGACTCCGGCGGCGGGCACACCGCGACGGAACGGGATGTCGCGGCGGGCATGCAACACGAGTCACACGGCCCACGGGTGCACGGCACCGCGCAGCGGGACGAGACGTTGCGGCACCCGCGCTGCGTCTACCAGATCCTCAAGCGGCACTTCGCCCGCTACACGCCGGAGATGGTGCAGCGGGTGTGCGGCATCCCCCGGGAGGGGTTCCTGGAGCTGGCCCGCGCCTGGACGGAGAACTCCGGCCGGGAGCGCACCGGCATCCTCATCTACTCGGTGGGCTGGACGCAGCACAGCGTCGGCGTGCAGTACATCCGCACCGGCGCCATCATCCAGCTGCTGCTGGGAAACATGGGCCGGCCGGGCGGCGGGGTGCTCGCCCTGCGCGGGCACGCGAGCATCCAGGGTTCCACCGACATCCCGACCCTGTTCAACCTGTTGCCGGGCTACCTGCCGATGCCGCACCACGCCGACCACCCGACGTTCGACGACTGGGTGAACAGCGTCGTCCACCCCAACCACAAGGGCTTCTGGGGCAACGCCCGGTCGTACGCGGCGAGCTTGCTGAAGGCGTACTGGGGGGACGCGGCGACCCCGGACAACGACTTCTGCTACGGATACCTGCCCCGGCTGACCGGTGACCACGGCACCTACCAACAGGTGCTCAACATGATCGACGGAAAGGTCAAGGGATACTTCCTGCTCGGCCAGAACCCGGCCGTCGGCTCGGCGCACGGCCGGGCGCAGCGTCTCGGTATGGCCAACCTGGACTGGCTGGTCGTCCGTGACCTGTTCCTGATCGAGTCGGCGACGTTCTGGCGCAACGGCCCGGAGGTGGCCACCGGGGAGATCGTGCCGGAGCGGTGCGGCACCGAGGTGTTCTTCCTGCCGGCCGCCGCGCACGTGGAGAAGGAGGGCTCCTTCACCCAGACGCAGCGGCTGCTCCAGTGGCGGGAGAAGGCCGTCGATCCACCGGGCGACGCCCGCTCCGAGCTGTGGTTCTTCTACCACCTGGGGCGAAAGCTACGGGAGAGGCTGGCCGGCTCGACCACCGCCCGGGACCGACCACTGCTCGACCTGACCTGGGACTACCCCACCCACGGCCGGCACGCGGAGCCGAGTGCCGAGGCGGTGCTACGGGAGATCAACGGGTACGACGTGGGGACCGGTCGCCCGTTGTCCGGGTTCAGCGAGGCCCGCGACGACGGCACGACCGCCGTCGGTTGCTGGATCTACGCCGGCGTGTACGCCGACGGCGTCAACCAGGCGGCCCGCCGCCGCAGCCGCCACGAGCAGGACTGGGTGGCCGCCGAGTGGGGCTGGGCCTGGCCGGCGAACCGCCGCCTGCTCTACAACCGTGCGTCGGCGGACCCGCAGGGCCGGCCGTGGAGCGAGCGGAAGAAGTACGTGTGGTGGGACGCCGACGCGGGTGAGTGGACCGGCTGGGACGTGCCGGACTTCGAGCGGACCAAGCCGCCGACATACCGGCCACCGGCAAGGGCCACCGGGCCGGCGGCCCTCGCCGGTGACGACCCGTTCGTCATGCAGGGCGACGGGAAGGGCTGGCTGTACGCGCCGTCGGGCGTGCTGGACGGTCCGCTGCCGACGCACTACGAGCCGGCCGAGTCCCCGGTGCGCAACCCGCTGTACCAGCAGCAGGCCAACCCGACTCGCAAGGTGTACCCGCACCCGGTGAACTCGGTGAACCCGAGCCCGCCGCAGCAGCACGGCGACGTCTTCCCGTACGTGTTCACGGTCAGCCGGTTGACCGAGCACCACACCGCCGGTGGGATGAGCCGCACCGTGGCGCCCCTGACCGAGTTGCAGCCGGAGATGTTCGTCGAGGTGTCCCCGGCGGTCGCGGCGGAGTGCCAGCTGGTCCATCTGGGCTGGGCGCACCTGGTCTCCGGCCGGGCGGTGGTCGAGGCGCGGGTGCTGGTCACCGACCGGCTCACGCCGTTGCGGGTGGACGGGCGGCTGATCCACCAGGTGTGGCTGCCGTACCACTTCGGCTACGAGGGGCTGGTCACCGGCGACTCCGCCAACGACCTGTTCGGCATCACAGTGGACCCGAACGTGCTGATCCAGGAGAGCAAGGTCGGCACCTGTGACGTCCGCGCGGGCCGCCGTCCAACCGGGCGGGCGCTACGTGAGCTGGTCGCCGACTACTGCCGCCGGGCCGGGATAGTGGCGGGTCACCCACCGCCGACGGTGACGCCGGGCACGCTGCCGACGACCGGATCCGGCGAGCGGTCGGGTCCGGTCACCGACACCGCGGCGGGGGACAGCGACGGGGGTGCCGATGTTTCCTGA
- a CDS encoding 4Fe-4S dicluster domain-containing protein: MFPDPNSRSGPRGPAPEAGWPDAPPRVGFFTDTSVCIGCKACEVACKEWNDVPGSGLDLLGMSYDNTGALTANSWRHVAFVEQPLPAGQPSSRVAVGGTDSASPTTVAAGTGPGAPSGAPDGAVRAGTEFLGMPGSQPPGRGVGAQERTEFRWLMMSDVCKHCTYAACLDVCPTGSLFRTEFGTVVVQEDICNGCGYCVSACPYGVIDRRRDDGRVWKCTLCYDRLGAGMTPACAQACPTESIQYGPLDELRERAAARVATLHEGGVTEARLYGHEPTDGVGGDGAFFLLLDEPEVYGLPPEPVVTTRDLPLMWKRAGLAALAMAAAAVVAFVGGSS; the protein is encoded by the coding sequence ATGTTTCCTGACCCGAACAGCCGGTCCGGGCCCCGGGGCCCGGCCCCGGAAGCCGGCTGGCCTGACGCCCCGCCCCGGGTGGGCTTCTTCACCGACACCAGCGTCTGCATCGGCTGCAAGGCCTGCGAGGTGGCGTGCAAGGAGTGGAACGACGTGCCCGGATCGGGGCTGGACCTGCTCGGCATGTCGTACGACAACACCGGCGCGCTGACCGCGAACTCCTGGCGCCACGTGGCGTTCGTCGAGCAGCCACTGCCCGCCGGGCAACCGTCGTCCCGCGTGGCTGTCGGTGGCACGGACAGCGCGTCCCCGACGACGGTGGCCGCGGGCACCGGCCCGGGCGCCCCGTCGGGCGCGCCCGACGGGGCCGTCCGGGCCGGGACCGAGTTCCTCGGCATGCCCGGGTCACAGCCGCCCGGGCGAGGCGTCGGTGCGCAGGAGCGTACCGAGTTCCGCTGGTTGATGATGTCCGACGTGTGTAAGCACTGCACATATGCCGCGTGCCTGGACGTCTGCCCGACCGGTTCGCTGTTCCGCACCGAATTCGGCACGGTCGTGGTGCAGGAGGACATCTGCAACGGCTGCGGCTACTGCGTGTCCGCCTGCCCGTACGGGGTGATCGACCGGCGCCGGGACGACGGTCGGGTGTGGAAGTGCACGCTGTGCTACGACCGGCTCGGCGCCGGGATGACCCCGGCGTGTGCGCAGGCCTGCCCCACCGAGTCCATCCAGTATGGTCCCCTCGACGAGCTGCGGGAGCGGGCTGCCGCCCGGGTGGCGACCCTGCACGAGGGTGGCGTCACCGAGGCCCGCCTGTACGGGCACGAGCCGACCGACGGCGTGGGCGGCGACGGCGCGTTCTTCCTGCTGCTTGACGAGCCGGAGGTGTACGGTCTGCCGCCGGAGCCGGTGGTCACCACGCGGGACCTGCCCCTGATGTGGAAGCGGGCCGGGCTGGCCGCCCTGGCGATGGCGGCGGCGGCCGTCGTCGCGTTCGTCGGAGGTTCCTCGTGA
- the selB gene encoding selenocysteine-specific translation elongation factor, with protein MLVVATAGHVDHGKSTLVRVLTGMEPDRWAEERRRGMTIDLGFAWTALPSGRTAAFVDVPGHERFVPNMLAGVGPVPAALVVVAADEGWMPQSVEHVAALDALGVSAGLLVVTRTDLAAPGPAQARDRLVGTSLAAIDAVAVSAVTGAGLPELRAALDRLAGTVPAPATDAPVRLWVDRSFTVRGSGTVVTGTLGAGRIAVGEELELAATGEPVRVRGLQALGVARGEVAAVARVAVNLRGISRERLGRGDALLTPGRFGRTDLLDVRVTGDLAADLPATLTLHAGSAAVSARVRPLGPDTVRLRLARPLPLLVGDRALLRDPGHHHVAGGVTVLDVAPPPLRRRGAAVARAAVLATVDGRPDLPGELRRRGLVSAGDLTRMGVVPAGRPVTGQWLADPEHWRRLGLRLAAEVDRHARAHPLDPGAPVELLRQRLDLPDRTLVAALVQPPLRLDAGRVTAGSADALPEPVARAVARARAAYAPHPFRAPGAERLAELGLGPREIGAAVRAGALLRLADNVVLLPGAIDDAVRVLAGLPQPFTLSTARQALDTTRRVAVPLLELLDRRGVTRRLSDDMRVVVGR; from the coding sequence ATGCTCGTGGTGGCCACCGCCGGGCACGTCGACCACGGCAAGTCGACCCTGGTGCGGGTGCTGACCGGGATGGAGCCGGACCGGTGGGCCGAGGAACGTCGCCGGGGAATGACCATCGACCTCGGGTTCGCGTGGACGGCACTGCCGTCGGGGCGTACGGCCGCGTTCGTCGACGTGCCCGGGCACGAGCGGTTCGTGCCGAACATGCTCGCCGGGGTGGGCCCGGTCCCGGCGGCGCTGGTCGTGGTCGCGGCCGACGAGGGCTGGATGCCGCAGTCCGTCGAGCACGTGGCCGCGCTCGACGCGCTCGGCGTGTCCGCCGGACTGCTGGTGGTGACCCGGACGGACCTGGCCGCGCCGGGGCCGGCGCAGGCGCGGGATCGGTTGGTCGGTACGTCGCTGGCCGCGATCGACGCGGTGGCGGTGAGCGCGGTGACCGGCGCGGGGCTGCCGGAGCTACGAGCGGCCCTGGACCGGCTGGCCGGCACTGTGCCCGCCCCGGCGACGGACGCGCCGGTGCGGCTGTGGGTGGACCGCAGCTTCACCGTCCGGGGCAGCGGCACGGTGGTGACCGGGACGTTGGGCGCGGGCCGGATCGCCGTCGGCGAGGAGCTGGAACTCGCGGCCACCGGTGAGCCTGTGCGGGTACGCGGGCTACAGGCCCTCGGCGTCGCCCGGGGCGAGGTCGCCGCGGTCGCCCGGGTGGCGGTGAACCTCCGCGGCATCTCCCGTGAACGCCTCGGTCGGGGCGACGCCCTGCTCACGCCGGGCCGGTTCGGCCGCACCGACCTGCTCGACGTCCGGGTGACCGGTGACCTTGCCGCCGATCTGCCGGCCACGCTCACCCTGCACGCCGGCTCCGCCGCCGTGTCCGCCCGGGTCCGCCCGCTGGGTCCGGACACCGTCCGGCTGCGGCTGGCCCGCCCGCTGCCGCTGCTGGTCGGCGACCGGGCGTTGCTGCGCGACCCCGGTCACCACCACGTCGCCGGTGGCGTGACCGTGCTGGACGTGGCGCCTCCGCCGCTGCGCCGGCGGGGCGCGGCGGTCGCGCGGGCAGCCGTGCTGGCGACCGTGGACGGTCGCCCGGATCTCCCCGGCGAGCTGCGCCGTCGTGGGCTGGTCAGCGCCGGCGACCTCACTCGGATGGGTGTCGTGCCGGCCGGTCGGCCGGTCACCGGGCAGTGGCTGGCCGACCCGGAGCACTGGCGGCGACTCGGCCTCCGGCTCGCGGCGGAGGTCGACCGGCACGCCCGCGCGCACCCGCTGGATCCCGGCGCCCCGGTGGAGTTGTTGAGGCAGCGCCTCGACCTGCCCGATCGGACGCTCGTCGCGGCCCTCGTGCAGCCACCGTTGCGGTTGGACGCCGGCCGGGTCACAGCCGGGTCGGCCGACGCGTTGCCCGAGCCGGTGGCCCGGGCCGTGGCGCGGGCCCGCGCGGCGTACGCGCCGCACCCGTTCCGAGCCCCGGGGGCGGAACGTCTGGCCGAACTGGGACTGGGCCCCCGGGAGATCGGCGCCGCGGTGCGGGCCGGGGCGCTGCTCCGGCTGGCGGACAACGTGGTGCTGCTGCCCGGGGCGATCGACGACGCCGTGCGAGTGCTTGCCGGGCTGCCGCAGCCGTTCACGCTCAGCACCGCCCGGCAGGCGTTGGACACCACCCGTCGGGTGGCCGTGCCCCTGCTGGAGTTGCTGGACCGGCGGGGTGTGACCCGCCGGCTGTCCGACGACATGCGGGTCGTCGTGGGCCGATAG
- a CDS encoding phosphatidylethanolamine-binding protein, which translates to MAGPRPGSNAYDKQRARIRNAIDDSGRHVPDRKANDVANRILQQDRGQRGVVRGERIYGPKGEREAGDPR; encoded by the coding sequence ATGGCAGGACCACGGCCGGGCAGCAACGCCTACGACAAGCAGCGCGCCCGCATCCGGAACGCGATCGACGATTCCGGACGACACGTGCCGGACCGCAAGGCGAACGACGTCGCCAACCGGATCCTGCAGCAGGACCGGGGTCAGCGCGGCGTGGTCCGCGGCGAGCGGATCTACGGTCCCAAGGGCGAACGGGAAGCCGGTGACCCGAGGTGA
- a CDS encoding CDP-alcohol phosphatidyltransferase family protein, with protein MSRRPARAGHPRIPGYLGDQVLTLPNLISFVRLLGVPLFLYLLLVARADVAAIVVLAIGGTTDWVDGWVARRLGQVSRVGELLDPLVDRLYILATLVAFTAREVVMWQFTVALVARELLLVGSLAVLRRHGYGPPPVHYVGKTATFLLLAAFPILLLSTAVPVTATVAGAIGWGLAWWGLALYWVAGGMYVVQAGRLVREVGR; from the coding sequence GTGTCGCGTCGGCCGGCTCGGGCAGGGCACCCGCGAATCCCCGGCTACCTGGGCGACCAGGTCCTCACCCTGCCGAACCTGATCAGCTTCGTCCGGTTGCTCGGTGTTCCGCTGTTCCTGTACCTGCTGCTGGTGGCACGCGCCGACGTGGCCGCGATCGTGGTGCTGGCGATCGGCGGCACCACTGACTGGGTGGACGGTTGGGTCGCCCGGCGGCTGGGCCAGGTGAGCCGCGTGGGCGAGCTGCTGGACCCTCTCGTGGACCGGCTCTACATCCTGGCCACCCTGGTGGCGTTCACCGCCCGCGAGGTGGTCATGTGGCAGTTCACGGTGGCGCTGGTGGCACGGGAGCTGCTTCTGGTGGGGTCCCTCGCCGTGCTACGGCGCCACGGGTACGGGCCGCCACCGGTGCACTACGTCGGCAAGACCGCCACCTTCCTGCTGTTGGCCGCGTTCCCGATCCTGCTGCTCTCGACGGCGGTGCCCGTCACGGCAACGGTCGCCGGCGCGATCGGGTGGGGCCTCGCGTGGTGGGGCCTGGCACTGTATTGGGTGGCCGGCGGCATGTACGTGGTGCAGGCTGGCCGCCTGGTCCGTGAGGTGGGGCGATGA
- a CDS encoding amidophosphoribosyltransferase: protein MRSAVAVLAGLAVIYFGTSGRDPEDGEGISGGLVVLALLAALLVWHLTKPGGNAAK, encoded by the coding sequence CTGCGCAGCGCCGTCGCGGTGCTGGCCGGGCTCGCCGTGATCTACTTCGGCACGTCCGGCCGCGACCCCGAGGACGGCGAGGGGATCTCCGGCGGCCTGGTGGTGCTCGCCCTGCTCGCGGCCCTGCTGGTGTGGCACCTGACGAAGCCGGGCGGCAACGCGGCGAAGTGA
- a CDS encoding universal stress protein, with protein MNSANGAAVVVGVDGSEPALRAVRLAAVEAYRRNRPLRVVHGFIWPLLRVPLETPAGGPPGAGLRQQAEQLVAAAVTEAEATAPGLRVTGGIIDGEAAAVLLGESPTAVMIVLGDRGLGGFTSLVVGSVAVQVATYADCPVLVARGADRTDGPVVVGVDGSEVSRLAVEFAVAEASLRDAELMALHTYRYPVSGGPGDMLPLVYDEEQLRHEERRVLAESLAGIAERWPDVPLRRETIRGRPARLLTEASRRAQLMVVGGQGRGEFTGLLLGSVSQSVLHHADCPVAVVRAPR; from the coding sequence GTGAACTCGGCCAACGGTGCGGCGGTGGTGGTCGGCGTGGACGGGTCCGAGCCGGCGCTGCGGGCGGTACGCCTCGCGGCCGTCGAGGCGTACCGCCGGAACCGACCGTTGCGCGTCGTCCACGGGTTCATCTGGCCGTTGCTGCGCGTACCGCTGGAGACGCCCGCCGGCGGCCCACCCGGCGCGGGCCTGCGTCAGCAGGCCGAGCAGCTGGTCGCCGCCGCGGTCACCGAGGCCGAGGCGACCGCGCCGGGGCTGCGCGTCACCGGCGGGATCATCGACGGGGAGGCCGCCGCGGTCCTGCTCGGCGAGTCGCCGACCGCCGTGATGATCGTTCTGGGTGACCGGGGGCTCGGCGGGTTCACCAGCCTGGTGGTCGGCTCCGTCGCGGTCCAGGTCGCCACCTACGCCGACTGCCCGGTGTTGGTCGCCCGGGGTGCCGACCGTACCGACGGGCCGGTGGTGGTGGGCGTCGACGGGTCCGAGGTGTCCCGGCTGGCGGTGGAGTTCGCGGTGGCGGAGGCGTCGCTGCGCGACGCCGAGCTGATGGCACTGCACACCTACCGGTACCCGGTCTCCGGCGGTCCCGGCGACATGTTGCCCCTCGTCTACGACGAGGAGCAACTGCGCCACGAGGAGCGGCGGGTGCTCGCCGAGTCACTCGCCGGAATCGCCGAGCGGTGGCCGGACGTACCGCTCCGCCGAGAGACCATCCGGGGCCGGCCCGCCCGGCTGCTCACCGAGGCGTCCCGGCGGGCCCAGTTGATGGTGGTCGGCGGGCAGGGGCGGGGCGAGTTCACCGGGCTGCTGCTCGGCTCGGTCAGCCAGTCCGTGCTGCATCACGCCGACTGTCCGGTGGCGGTGGTCCGCGCGCCACGCTGA
- the selA gene encoding L-seryl-tRNA(Sec) selenium transferase, which produces MTADGNADPRRRVPRTDALLADPRFAGVGRDRVKAVVRRAQERARRGEITPEEVPCAALAALGVSPAPRAVLNATGVVLHTNLGRAALSPAAVAAVVAAAGHTDVELDLATGRRARRGRDALDALAAAVPAAGAVHVVNNGAAALVLAATALAAGREIVVSRGELVEIGDGFRLPDLLESTGARLREVGTTNRTSLADYAAALSPRTGFVLKVHPSNFRVSGFTSAVPVGALSTLGAPVVADIGSGLLVPEPLLPDEPDATTTLRAGAALVTASGDKLLGGPQAGLLLGDAELVHRLRRHPLARALRVDKLTLAALGATLADPALTPTRAALYADAAALRERAERLREALVADGCKAEVVPVAAVVGGGGAPGVELDSWAVSLPESYAQPLRTGAPPVLGRVVRGRLLLDLRCVPAADDAAVRAAVRRAPVDG; this is translated from the coding sequence GTGACAGCCGACGGCAACGCCGATCCGCGCCGACGGGTGCCGCGCACCGACGCACTGCTGGCGGATCCGCGGTTCGCCGGCGTCGGCCGCGACCGGGTCAAGGCGGTGGTGCGGCGGGCGCAGGAGCGGGCCCGGCGGGGTGAGATCACACCCGAGGAGGTGCCGTGCGCCGCGCTGGCCGCCCTGGGCGTGTCACCGGCACCCCGGGCGGTGCTCAACGCGACCGGGGTCGTGCTGCACACCAACCTCGGCCGCGCGGCGCTGTCCCCGGCGGCGGTCGCCGCGGTCGTGGCGGCCGCCGGTCACACCGATGTGGAGCTCGATCTGGCCACTGGCCGGCGGGCCCGGCGCGGACGGGACGCCCTCGACGCGCTCGCCGCCGCGGTACCCGCCGCCGGGGCGGTGCACGTGGTCAACAACGGGGCTGCCGCCCTGGTGCTCGCCGCCACCGCCCTCGCCGCCGGCCGGGAGATCGTGGTGAGCCGCGGTGAACTGGTGGAGATCGGTGACGGTTTCCGCCTGCCCGATCTGCTGGAGAGCACCGGTGCCCGGTTGCGCGAGGTGGGCACCACGAACCGCACCAGCCTGGCCGACTACGCCGCGGCGCTCAGCCCGCGGACCGGTTTCGTGCTCAAGGTGCATCCGTCGAACTTCCGGGTCAGCGGCTTCACCTCGGCGGTGCCGGTGGGGGCGCTGTCGACCCTCGGGGCGCCGGTCGTCGCCGACATCGGTTCCGGGCTGCTCGTCCCGGAACCGCTGCTGCCCGACGAGCCGGACGCCACGACCACCCTGCGGGCCGGGGCGGCGCTGGTCACCGCCAGCGGTGACAAGCTGCTCGGCGGACCGCAGGCCGGGTTGCTGCTCGGCGACGCCGAACTGGTACACCGGTTGCGCCGCCATCCCCTCGCCCGGGCGTTGCGGGTGGACAAGCTGACCCTCGCCGCGCTGGGGGCGACCCTCGCCGACCCGGCCCTCACCCCGACCCGGGCGGCGCTGTATGCCGACGCGGCCGCGCTGCGGGAGCGTGCCGAGCGGCTGCGCGAGGCCCTGGTCGCTGACGGGTGCAAGGCGGAGGTGGTGCCGGTCGCCGCGGTGGTGGGTGGCGGCGGCGCCCCGGGCGTGGAGCTGGACTCGTGGGCGGTGAGCCTGCCCGAGTCGTACGCCCAGCCGCTGCGCACCGGAGCGCCGCCGGTGCTCGGCCGGGTGGTCCGGGGCCGGCTGTTGTTGGACCTGCGCTGCGTTCCCGCCGCTGACGACGCCGCCGTCCGCGCCGCCGTGCGACGTGCCCCGGTGGACGGTTGA
- the nrfD gene encoding NrfD/PsrC family molybdoenzyme membrane anchor subunit: MSPPANGRYHRPRVRLDGAGPEVPGAAGVGRDPAGRAAGRRGRGGEEVRVPTAEFTSYYGQPILKAPVWTRDIAGYLFTGGLAAGSSLLAAGGQLTGRPALRRAGRVTALAAVTASAGLLIRDLGRPERFHHMLRVAKPTSPMSVGTWILTAYGPVAGLAAVAEVAPWLPRRGPLGPLRGVLPWVGHAAGLTAAVTAPALATYTGVLLADTAVPSWHEAYPELPVIFAGSALASGAAVGLLAAPPDQAHPARRLAVAGAVLELSGVHRVETRLGLLGEPYTTGRAGRLLRVGRALTAAGVTGALLGGRSRAVSALSGAALLAASVATRFGIYYGGVASARDPRYTVLPQRERAARRRAAAGEG; this comes from the coding sequence GTGAGTCCGCCGGCCAACGGCCGATACCACCGGCCCCGCGTCCGGCTCGACGGGGCCGGTCCGGAGGTTCCGGGCGCGGCCGGTGTCGGCCGGGACCCGGCGGGGCGGGCGGCCGGGCGACGCGGTCGAGGCGGGGAGGAGGTCCGCGTCCCCACGGCGGAGTTCACCTCGTACTACGGGCAGCCGATCCTCAAGGCACCGGTCTGGACGCGGGACATCGCCGGGTACCTGTTCACCGGTGGCCTGGCGGCCGGTTCGTCGTTGCTGGCCGCCGGCGGCCAGCTCACCGGCCGACCGGCGCTTCGCCGAGCCGGGCGGGTCACCGCGTTGGCGGCGGTCACCGCCAGCGCGGGTCTGTTGATCAGGGATCTGGGTCGGCCGGAACGGTTCCACCACATGCTGCGGGTGGCCAAGCCGACCTCCCCGATGTCGGTCGGCACCTGGATCCTCACCGCCTACGGACCGGTCGCCGGGCTCGCGGCGGTCGCCGAGGTGGCGCCGTGGCTGCCCCGCCGCGGGCCGCTCGGGCCGCTGCGTGGGGTGCTTCCATGGGTCGGGCACGCCGCCGGGCTGACCGCGGCGGTGACCGCGCCCGCCCTGGCCACGTACACCGGGGTGCTGCTGGCCGACACGGCCGTGCCCTCGTGGCACGAGGCGTACCCGGAACTACCGGTGATCTTCGCTGGTAGCGCGTTGGCCAGCGGCGCCGCCGTGGGCCTGCTCGCCGCGCCGCCCGACCAGGCCCACCCGGCTCGCCGACTGGCGGTGGCCGGCGCGGTGCTGGAACTGTCCGGCGTGCACCGGGTGGAGACCCGGCTCGGCCTGCTCGGTGAGCCCTACACCACCGGGCGGGCGGGTCGGTTGCTGCGCGTCGGCCGCGCGTTGACCGCCGCTGGGGTGACCGGGGCGCTGCTTGGCGGGCGCAGCCGTGCGGTGTCTGCGCTGTCGGGGGCGGCGCTGCTCGCGGCGTCGGTGGCCACCCGGTTCGGGATCTATTACGGCGGGGTCGCCTCGGCGCGGGACCCGAGGTACACGGTGCTGCCGCAGCGGGAACGCGCCGCCCGGCGCCGGGCGGCGGCCGGCGAGGGCTGA